From one Rhopalosiphum padi isolate XX-2018 chromosome 2, ASM2088224v1, whole genome shotgun sequence genomic stretch:
- the LOC132922449 gene encoding fatty acid synthase-like — translation MAPNTDAAANSPKFYQDDDIVISGISGRFPNCDTFEEFKQKLFDGTDILEKEQTRWPEGICGAVTKIGVLNNLTKFDSTFFNVHPKLAERLDPQIRTMLESTYEAFVDAGVNPTSLRGSNTAVVVATTNNDYADWWSADPTRVNGYEFLGCTRTMFPNRISYSFDLKGPSYAVDSGSSGSLVAFEHAYRMLKTGVVDGVVVAGCSLLLNPVLSVMLQKMDGVSPDGKSRPFDAAGQGTARSDAVVIAYLQHAKNAKRVYATAVNARTNNEGFRLEGAIYPTNTQQIELFREVLDMAKVSPADVDYIESSACGDQLGDAQELNAVTEVYCKDRTKPLLIGSVKSNMGDGEPASGLCGIVKTVLAMERQELPPTLHYSAPNPRVPALKDGRLLVVNESLPWKGQYAAVNAVGIGGHNAHALLKANEKQKQPLSQESTPRLVIGSARTESAINYLLDTVESLPRDPEFYGLLYGVHSQNIPGHIYRGYSVLDEKDAREAVTIGVGKRQVWYIFSGMGSQWTGMGRDLLALAPFRESIEKTANTLKNLGLDIYAILNSNDKTVFDNVLNSFVGIAAIQIALVDVLTAVGITPDGIIGHSVGELACAYADGTLTAEQTIIVAYWRGRSLLDLNLAPGAMAAVGLSWEEANARVPSDIAVACHNSEDGVTISGPPDSIAKFVNQLKSEGVFAREVNSSGIAFHSWYIAAAGPLFKEKVAGIISKPKMRSVKWISTSIPESRWHEPLAQYSSVAYHVNNLVSPVLFNSALKHIPDNSVVIEIAPHALLQAILKPSVGSKCTHVGLVRRNNSTVVNLLSSIGNLYNAGLHPKVENLYPPINYPVSKGTPSLQQLVEWDHSDDWEVITFIDSEVKSSGDVKVDVDTESERYNHLRGTYIDGVEVLPYASYLTFVWNTLAKLQQSSVDKVPVVFDNVQFFKTLPIPENGKFSFYINILEGSGEFEVRESDVVVASGFIHIQTSDEQMQLPEIKSYEVDQLSTSDVYQELACKGYKYSKNFQGINIASNNGNCGRIDFDGKWAPFIESLLQLHLLKLETRDHYAIKYLFKLSVCPKKQYELVSSNSASFSVYENIGVIKSAGVEIRDIRSTLVPVRKELQQDFDLESYVFVPFVLDEAIDEPLKNIVQIVLENAYEPFDVSEVVTSSQQELLVPKILSLINAKSPFHINAQVYAKDVSQYQSEKFTTYYEQDLTTSTLENPSFFVLANGAIDNKQLLNNILSGVQNGGFLLTVENQFDSNFRQVGVEVIAKYTDGKNLYILLKKNTDAPTPVVLSVGNSFSWVELLKQNILNANNENRDVFLISQNLENTGVIGLTKGLRQEPNGKFVKCVSIKDNKAPLFSVSTPLYQEQLKKGLAVNMFLGGVWGTCVFAPYKQAKVQVEHAYINTTTAGDINTLQYIEGKLSTFNPKEYPDYDLYYPYYVPLNGLDIKMAKGAIQSNGISEDIAQQGSYLGMEFAGRRANGKRVFGLVSGGALATSVLAHKDLVWDVPDAWSMEEACTVPRTYSLAYYALVVRGNVQPGESVYVHAGASGISTAAIAVALELGAIPYVGVFNKDQMAFLKTRFPQLNDDSFADLTDGSFEQHLLEQTQGQGVDLIFDTYSAIDKRQDFVNSLSEYGRLVDFEVFAPVSDSLGVSGNLKSITYSKISFSTIHFSPSEIKYIQRLVDQGVRNKKVQPLGTTVFPASQVVDAFKFNGNCANNMGRTVIEIREEEDKVNVVPAKITVAACPKLFYTSEKVFVVSGDEDSLSLELIQHLAYRGARKFVLVSKMNNKPQSGYKTLTLRRLKNKNVTVVLSFADPSTVRGAEDVLREAVALGTVCGIYYITTAPETKNLQSLSEKDFVETKKSVSEAVANLDTLSRRLIPQLESFVVLAPAVASRGAKAKSNYVFANADVFRVAEVRKVSGYPTVVLEYGAIDGSSDVFNSPNFKPASIVSALNVLDVITKQPQNPTVVSYSKFNGPSYDDSDAATPLLLTIAKIFGYKKLSEVEQTFNLAQLGLDTFLAPRIQEAIRQQLDVVVDIEELRTLTFPALRSKIIELLA, via the exons ATGGCTCCGAACACAGACGCAGCCGCTAACAGCCCGAAGTTCTACCAGGACGATGATATCGTGATTTCGGGTATTTCCGGTCGCTTCCCGAACTGCGACACGTTCGAAGAGTTCAAACAAAAACTGTTCGACGGCACTGACATACTTGAAAAAGAACAGACCAGATGGCCGGAAG GTATTTGCGGTGCTGTGACTAAGATTGGAGTCTTGAATAATTTGACGAAATTCGATTCGACATTTTTCAATGTACATCCAAAATTGGCCGAAAGGCTGGACCCACAGATTCGTACCATGTTGGAGAGTACATACGAAGCATTTGTCGATGCCG GTGTGAACCCGACATCTTTGAGGGGATCGAACACCGCAGTGGTCGTGGCTACGACGAACAACGATTACGCTGATTGGTGGTCTGCCGATCCTACTAGAGTAAACGGTTACGAGTTTTTGGGTTGTACAAGAACCATGTTCCCAAATCGTATTTCATACTCGTTCGATCTgaaag GGCCCAGTTATGCCGTTGATTCCGGATCTTCGGGTAGTTTGGTTGCTTTCGAACATGCGTATAGAATGCTTAAGACCGGAGTGGTAGACGGTGTTGTAGTCGCTGGATGTTCGTTGCTGCTCAATCCCGTGTTGTCCGTCATGTTGCAGAAGATGGACGGCGTGTCACCAGACGGCAAGAGCAGACCATTTGACGCCGCGG GCCAAGGGACCGCTCGCTCTGACGCCGTTGTCATCGCATACTTGCAGCACGCCAAAAATGCCAAACGCGTGTACGCAACCGCCGTTAACGCGCGCACCAACAACGAGGGTTTCCGTTTAGAAGGAGCCATTTATCCAACCAACACACAGCAGATCGAGCTGTTCCGCGAAGTCTTGGACATGGCCAAAGTCAGTCCCGCCGATGTCGACTACATCGAGAGCAGTGCTTGCGGCGAccag TTGGGCGATGCTCAGGAACTCAACGCTGTCACTGAAGTGTACTGCAAAGACCGCACCAAACCACTGTTGATCGGATCCGTGAAATCGAACATGGGCGACGGTGAGCCGGCTTCCGGGCTCTGCGGTATCGTCAAAACCGTGTTGGCCATGGAACGTCAGGAACTCCCACCGACGCTCCACTACAGCGCCCCGAACCCCCGTGTCCCGGCCCTGAAAGACGGTCGGTTACTTGTCGTCAACGAATCGCTGCCGTGGAAAGGACAGTACGCAGCCGTGAACGCAGTGGGTATCGGTGGACATAATGCACACGCTCTGCTCAAGGCCAACGAGAAGCAAAAGCAACCGCTATCCCAGGAATCCACTCCCCGCCTGGTGATCGGATCTGCTAGAACCGAAAGCGCGATCAACTACCTGCTGGACACT GTCGAAAGCCTGCCCAGAGATCCCGAGTTTTACGGTCTATTGTACGGAGTTCATAGCCAAAACATTCCCGGCCACATTTACAGGGGATATAGCGTTCTCGACGAGAAGGACGCTCGCGAAGCAGTA ACAATTGGAGTGGGCAAACGCCAAGTATGGTACATTTTCTCCGGCATGGGAAGTCAGTGGACCGGCATGGGCCGCGACCTGTTGGCTCTGGCGCCGTTCCGCGAGTCGATCGAAAAGACCGCCAATACATTGAAAAATCTCGGATTAGACATCTACGCTATTTTAAACTCAAACGACAAGACGGTCTTCGACAACGTATTGAACTCGTTCGTCGGAATCGCTGCCATACAG ATCGCTTTGGTCGATGTGCTCACCGCTGTCGGTATCACACCCGACGGAATCATAGGACACTCGGTTGGAGAACTTGCTTGCGCATATGCTGACGGAACTTTGACGGCTGAACAAACTATTATCGTCGCCTACTGGAGAGGTCGCAGTCTTTTAGATCTGAACTTGGCCCCCGGTGCTATGGCCGCTGTCG gTTTATCTTGGGAGGAGGCCAATGCTCGAGTTCCATCTGACATCGCTGTGGCTTGCCACAACAGCGAAGATGGTGTCACAATTTCTGGACCACCAGATTCAATCGCAAAATTCGTGAACCAATTGAAATCTGAAGGTGTGTTTGCAAGGGAAGTCAACAGTTCTGGAATCGCATTCCACTCGTGGTACATTGCTGCCGCAGGAccattatttaaagaaaaagttGCAGGC ATCATTTCAAAACCGAAAATGAGGTCAGTTAAGTGGATCAGTACTTCTATCCCAGAATCCAGATGGCACGAACCGTTGGCGCAATATTCATCCGTGGCATACCACGTAAACAATTTGGTGTCTCCAGTTTTGTTCAAC AGTGCATTGAAACACATACCCGACAACTCTGTGGTCATTGAAATCGCTCCACACGCGCTCCTCCAAGCCATACTGAAACCGAGCGTTGGCTCCAAATGTACGCACGTAGGTCTGGTGCGAAGAAATAATTCGACGGTAGTGAATTTGTTGTCCAGTATTGGTAATCTGTACAACGCCGGACTTCACCCGAAAGTAGAAAATCTGTACCCACCAATCAACTATCCCGTTTCCAAGGGCACACCATCACTGCAACAGTTGGTCGAATGGGATCATTCCGACGACTGGGAAGTGATCACTTTTATTGACAGCGAAGTAAAATCGTCCGGTGATGTCAAAGTAGATGTGGACACCGAAAGCGAAAGGTACAACCACCTTAGGGGCACATACATAGATGGTGTCGAAGTCCTTCCGTACGCGTCATACCTC aCATTCGTGTGGAATACTTTAGCTAAATTGCAACAGTCATCTGTTGACAAAGTCCCTGTAGTATTCGACAATGTTCAATTCTTTAAAACATTACCTATTCCGGAAAACG gaaaattcagtttttacattaacattttggAAGGAAGTGGAGAATTTGAAGTTAGAGAGAGCGATGTCGTTGTAGCGTCAGGTTTCATTCATATTCAAACATCTGACGAACAAATGCAATTACCAGAGATTAAATCATACGAAGTCGACCAGTTATCGACCTCTGATGTTTATCAAGAACTTGCGTGCAAAGGTtataagtacagcaaaaacttCCAAGGCATCAACATAGCCAGTAACAacg gtAATTGTGGACGTATCGATTTTGATGGAAAATGGGCACCATTCATCGAATCACTGTTGCAATTGCACCTGTTGAAACTCGAAACGAGAGATCACTAcgctattaaatacttattcaaATTGAGCGTTTGCCCGAAAAAACAATATGAACTTGTGTCTtctaata GCGCGTCATTCAGTGTTTACGAAAATATCGGCGTAATTAAATCCGCCGGAGTTGAGATCAGAGACATCAGATCTACATTGGTCCCCGTCCGAAAAGAATTACAACAAGATTTCGATTTGGAGTCTTACGTATTTGTACCATTTGTGTTGGACGAG GCAATTGATGAGCCACTCAAGAATATCGTACAAATCGTATTGGAAAACGCTTATGAACCTTTTGACGTGTCAGAAGTAGTAACATCATCACAACAAGAACTTTTAGTTCCGAAGATCTTAAGTCTTATTAACGCAAAATCTCCATTCCAC ATCAACGCTCAAGTGTATGCTAAAGACGTAAGCCAATACCAATCCGAGAAATTCACAACTTATTATGAACAAGACTTGACAACTAGTACTTTGGAAAATCCATCGTTCTTCGTCTTAGCAAACGGTGCAATTGATAACAAACAACTACTGAACAACATATTGTCGGGTGTTCAAAATGGAGGTTTCTTGCTAACCGTAGAAAATCAATTTGATTCAAATTTCAGACAAGTTGGAGTAGAAGTGATCGCAAAGTATACTGAcggaaaaaatttatatattttgttaaaaaaa aacacCGACGCACCCACTCCAGTTGTACTGTCCGTTGGAAATTCATTCTCCTGGGTCGAGTTGTTGAAACAGAACATTTTAAACGCTAACAATGAAAATCGAGATGTTTTTTTGATCAGTCAAAATTTGGAAAACACCGGAGTTATAGGATTGACGAAGGGCTTAAGACAAGAGCCAAATGGCAAATTTGTCAA ATGTGTGTCGATTAAAGACAACAAGGCGCCATTGTTTTCCGTGTCTACTCCGTTATATCAAGAACAACTTAAGAAAGGATTGGCCGTCAATATGTTCTTGGGCGGTGTTTGGGGCACATGCGTGTTCGCTCCATACAAACAAGCCAAAGTCCAGGTAGAACATGCTTACATAAACACTACAACAGCTGGCGATATCAATACCTTACAATATATAGAAGGAAAACTATCAACTTTCAA CCCTAAAGAATACCCGGATTATGATCTATACTACCCGTACTACGTTCCTCTTAATGGTTTGGACATCAAGATGGCAAAGGGCGCTATCCAAAGTAACGGAATTTCCGAAGATATAGCACAACAA GGTAGCTACCTCGGTATGGAGTTCGCAGGACGCAGAGCCAACGGTAAGAGAGTATTTGGTTTGGTGTCCGGTGGGGCTTTGGCCACTTCAGTTTTAGCACATAAAGATCTCGTCTGGGATGTGCCTGATGCATGGTCTATGGAAGAAGCTTGTACCGTTCCGAGAACCTACAGCTTG gcCTACTACGCGCTAGTCGTTCGGGGAAACGTCCAACCGGGTGAATCAGTATATGTGCACGCCGGAGCTAGTGGCATAAGCACAGCCGCCATCGCTGTGGCTCTCGAACTTGGAGCTATCCCGTACGTAGGAGTATTCAACAAGGATCAAATGGCGTTCTTGAAAACACGTTTCCCACAA CTAAACGATGACAGTTTTGCCGATCTGACCGATGGTAGTTTCGAGCAACACCTACTAGAGCAGACCCAAGGCCAGGGAGTCGATCTGATATTCGATACTTATTCTGCGATCGACAAACGCCAAGACTTTGTCAACTCGTTGTCTGAGTACGGCCGCTTGGTTGATTTCGAAGTCTTCGCACCAGTATCCGATTCATTAGGAGTGTCTGGAAATCTGAAGAGCATAACATATAGCAAGATTTCGTTTAGCACCATTCACTTCTCACCATCCGAAATCAAATACATCCAAAGGCTGGTAGATCAAGGTGTCCGTAACAAAAAAGTACAACCACTTGGAACCACCGTATTCCCCGCAAGTCAGGTGGTCGATGCGTTCAAGTTCAATGGAAATTGCGCCAATAACATGGGAAGAACTGTAATTGAAATCCGCGAAGAAGAAGATAAGGTGAACGTAGTTCCAGCCAAGATAACCGTGGCTGCGTGCCCCAAATTGTTCTACACATCCGAAAAAGTTTTTGTCGTTAGCG GAGACGAAGATAGCTTGAGCTTGGAATTGATTCAACATCTAGCATACAGAGGAGCCCgtaaatttgttttagtttCGAAAATGAACAACAAACCTCAGTCCGGCTACAAGACGTTGACCTTGAGACGGTTGAAGAACAAAAACGTTACCGTAGTCCTGTCGTTTGCCGACCCGTCAACAGTGAGAGGCGCTGAAGACGTACTGAGAGAAGCTGTAGCCCTCGGCACAGTCTGTGGTATTTACTACATAACCACC GCCCCGGAGACCAAAAACTTGCAATCATTGAGCGAAAAAGATTTCGTCGAGACGAAAAAATCCGTGTCCGAAGCGGTTGCCAATTTGGACACACTTAGTAGAAGATTGATTCCTCAACTTGAATCATTTGTTGTACTTGCCCCGGCCGTCGCATCGAGAGGAGCTAAAGCCAAGTCCAACTACGTTTTTGCGAACGCAGACGTATTCAGGGTCGCTGAAGTCCGCAAAGTTTCGGGCTACCCGACA GTGGTCCTAGAATACGGTGCGATCGACGGCAGTTCAGACGTGTTCAACAGTCCAAACTTCAAACCAGCGTCGATCGTTTCAGCACTGAATGTTCTGGATGTAATCACCAAACAGCCACAAAACCCAACGGTTGTGTCGTATTCGAAATTCAACGGCCCGAGCTACGACGATTCGGATGCCGCGACTCCACTGTTGTTGACAATTGCTAAGATTTTCG GTTACAAGAAACTGTCTGAAGTTGAACAGACCTTTAATCTCGCTCAACTCGGTCTGGACACGTTCCTCGCACCACGAATCCAAGAAGCCATCAGACAACAACTCGACGTAGTCGTCGATATTGAAGAACTGAGAACATTGACGTTCCCGGCTCTTCGGTCCAAGATCATCGAATTACTCGCCTGA